One part of the Alistipes onderdonkii genome encodes these proteins:
- a CDS encoding type 1 glutamine amidotransferase family protein encodes MEKEIVFVLLDDFADWEAAFLAPALRAGTMPGRPASYGVKYMTPDGRPVRSIGGLRAAADCDASALPEACAGLILVGGMQWQSEAAQRIVPLVGEALARGIVVGAICNAVSFMAAHGFLNGVRHTGNTLGMLQKWGGANYTGEELYEERQAVRDGNVVTANGTGQLEFTRECLLALSADTPEAIEASYKFNKEGFCGR; translated from the coding sequence ATGGAAAAGGAGATCGTATTCGTCCTGCTCGACGATTTCGCAGACTGGGAGGCGGCATTCCTCGCCCCGGCGCTGCGGGCGGGCACGATGCCGGGACGCCCGGCATCCTACGGCGTGAAATACATGACCCCCGACGGCCGTCCCGTCCGGTCGATCGGCGGGTTGCGGGCCGCGGCCGACTGCGACGCCTCGGCGCTGCCCGAAGCGTGCGCAGGGCTGATCCTCGTCGGGGGTATGCAGTGGCAGTCGGAGGCGGCGCAACGGATCGTGCCGCTCGTGGGCGAGGCGCTGGCACGCGGGATCGTCGTCGGCGCCATCTGCAATGCCGTGTCGTTCATGGCCGCACACGGCTTCCTGAACGGTGTCCGGCACACGGGCAACACCCTCGGAATGCTGCAAAAGTGGGGCGGGGCGAACTACACGGGCGAGGAGCTCTACGAGGAGCGCCAGGCCGTGCGCGACGGCAACGTCGTAACGGCCAACGGCACCGGACAACTGGAATTCACCCGCGAGTGCCTGCTCGCCCTCTCGGCCGACACCCCCGAGGCCATCGAAGCGTCGTACAAGTTCAACAAGGAGGGATTTTGCGGCAGATAA
- a CDS encoding O-methyltransferase: MDALEQYIHDHTSPEEELLHELDRETNLRVVQPRMLSGHIQGRLLEMLVRMLRPRRILEIGTFTGYSALSMAAGLEEGGELHTIEVEDELEELAQSFFDRSPHGAKIRLHIGSALDIAPALGMEFDLVFIDGDKREYPDYYRMLMGDGGTAPLVHSGSVLVADNILWSGKVVQPIARSDRHTQAVVEFNRMVSEDPRVENVIIPLRDGLNLIRVK, from the coding sequence ATGGACGCGCTCGAACAATACATCCACGACCACACCTCGCCCGAAGAGGAGTTGCTGCACGAGCTCGACCGTGAGACCAACCTGCGGGTCGTACAGCCCCGCATGTTGTCGGGCCATATACAGGGGCGCCTGCTGGAGATGCTCGTGCGGATGCTCCGGCCGCGGCGCATCCTCGAGATCGGCACCTTCACGGGGTATTCGGCGCTCTCGATGGCCGCAGGGCTCGAAGAGGGCGGGGAACTGCACACCATCGAGGTGGAGGACGAGCTGGAAGAACTGGCTCAATCCTTTTTCGACCGCAGCCCGCACGGCGCGAAGATCCGGCTGCACATCGGTTCGGCACTCGACATCGCCCCGGCGCTGGGCATGGAATTCGACCTGGTATTCATCGACGGGGATAAACGCGAATATCCGGACTACTACCGGATGCTGATGGGGGACGGCGGCACCGCCCCCCTAGTTCACAGCGGCTCGGTGCTGGTCGCGGACAACATCCTCTGGTCGGGCAAGGTCGTGCAGCCCATAGCCCGCAGCGACCGCCACACGCAGGCCGTGGTGGAGTTCAACCGCATGGTCTCCGAAGACCCGCGGGTCGAAAACGTGATCATCCCCCTGCGCGACGGGCTGAACCTGATACGGGTAAAATAA
- a CDS encoding DUF3857 domain-containing protein, translating into MKKPSLLSLIAAFACVALYAQTPDYRFGKVSAEELRMTSYDKDPDAAAVYLYEENSLFYQIDREIGLTSDYRARIKILKSDGTDQANVSIPYTDEYSVRESVFGIDAVAYNLVDGKIVKTPLKKQYIFTEQVGENHKLVKFSIPEVREGTVIEYKFRKTSKNPTYIPSFRFQHDIPVARCHMQALIPEFFKFNLNLKGYVKVNIEDGSTNGSVGSGSDMISFNVREIKADATDIPALKREAYVWCLNDFRSMLEFELSQIAFPGIPIRSYTSTWENVNDMLKKSSFDTHCRIGNPFKDEVAAIKAGEGSPGEKIHAVLRLVQSKMKWNEKYRLFSQGPRAAAGKGTGSSADINFVLMAALKDAGFQVTPILLSPRHMGRIPYTHPTIDGINAFVVRVSLDEGKFAYVDGTNPNSDIDLLPTELLVDRARVYGVNGDNGWCDLTGIAKNASVINMILKLDTEGTVSGEFIEQHINQPALQANTAYTEAKSKEEYVESLEKEHGIQIEELHLEGTGTKKLVRKYRISSQPSGTDEFLYVNATIIPFMSTNRLNAQSRTLPIEFSHPMVYSIRCSLELPEGYTVEEMPQNINIFAYEKGANCKYIAQAVGKFIQFNFQYSMERIIYLPSEFDNLNSFFGMVADLSNSQFVIRKNTPQS; encoded by the coding sequence ATGAAAAAACCCTCCCTGTTGTCGCTCATAGCGGCATTTGCGTGCGTCGCTCTGTACGCCCAAACCCCCGATTACCGGTTCGGAAAAGTTTCGGCCGAAGAACTCCGCATGACGAGCTACGACAAAGACCCCGATGCCGCCGCCGTCTACCTCTACGAGGAGAACAGCCTCTTCTACCAGATCGACAGGGAAATCGGCCTCACGAGCGATTACCGAGCCCGTATCAAGATCCTCAAATCCGACGGGACGGATCAGGCCAATGTGAGCATCCCCTACACGGACGAATATTCCGTCAGGGAGAGCGTGTTCGGAATAGATGCCGTTGCCTACAACCTGGTCGACGGCAAGATCGTGAAGACCCCGCTCAAAAAACAGTACATCTTCACCGAGCAGGTCGGCGAGAACCACAAACTCGTCAAATTCTCGATCCCCGAAGTGCGCGAAGGCACCGTCATCGAGTACAAATTCCGCAAGACGTCGAAGAATCCCACCTACATCCCGTCGTTCCGCTTCCAGCACGACATACCCGTAGCCCGCTGCCACATGCAGGCCCTGATCCCCGAATTCTTCAAGTTCAACCTCAACCTCAAAGGCTATGTCAAGGTCAATATCGAAGACGGGAGCACGAACGGTTCGGTCGGCAGCGGTTCGGACATGATCTCATTCAACGTCCGCGAAATCAAGGCCGATGCCACGGACATCCCGGCGCTCAAACGCGAGGCGTACGTCTGGTGCCTGAACGATTTTCGGTCGATGCTCGAATTCGAGCTGTCGCAGATCGCCTTCCCGGGCATCCCCATACGCAGTTACACCTCCACATGGGAGAACGTGAACGATATGCTGAAGAAAAGTTCGTTCGACACCCATTGCCGCATCGGCAACCCGTTCAAGGACGAGGTCGCCGCGATAAAGGCCGGGGAAGGCAGCCCCGGGGAGAAAATCCACGCGGTGCTGCGCCTCGTACAGTCCAAAATGAAATGGAACGAAAAGTACCGCCTCTTCTCGCAGGGGCCGCGGGCCGCAGCAGGTAAGGGCACCGGGTCGAGCGCGGACATCAACTTCGTGCTGATGGCCGCCCTGAAGGACGCCGGGTTCCAGGTCACCCCCATCCTGCTCAGCCCCCGCCATATGGGGCGCATCCCCTATACGCATCCTACGATCGACGGCATCAACGCCTTCGTAGTGCGCGTGTCGCTCGACGAAGGGAAATTCGCCTACGTCGACGGTACGAACCCCAACTCGGACATCGACCTGCTGCCCACCGAACTGCTCGTCGACCGCGCGCGGGTCTACGGGGTCAACGGCGACAACGGCTGGTGCGACCTCACGGGAATCGCCAAGAACGCCTCGGTCATCAACATGATCCTCAAGCTCGACACCGAAGGCACGGTCAGCGGCGAATTCATCGAACAGCATATCAACCAACCGGCACTCCAGGCCAATACGGCCTATACCGAGGCAAAATCGAAGGAGGAGTACGTCGAAAGCCTGGAGAAGGAACACGGCATCCAGATCGAAGAACTGCACCTCGAAGGAACGGGCACGAAAAAACTCGTCCGGAAATACAGGATTTCCAGCCAGCCTTCGGGCACGGACGAATTCCTGTACGTGAACGCGACGATCATCCCCTTCATGTCGACGAACAGGCTCAATGCGCAGTCCCGCACGCTGCCCATCGAGTTCTCGCACCCGATGGTCTATTCGATCCGCTGCTCGCTGGAGCTGCCGGAAGGGTATACGGTCGAAGAAATGCCCCAAAACATCAATATATTCGCCTATGAAAAGGGCGCAAACTGCAAATACATCGCCCAGGCCGTAGGCAAATTCATACAGTTCAACTTCCAGTACTCCATGGAACGGATCATCTACCTGCCGTCGGAATTCGACAACCTCAACTCTTTCTTCGGCATGGTCGCAGACCTGAGCAACAGCCAGTTCGTAATCCGCAAAAACACCCCGCAGTCATGA
- a CDS encoding transglutaminase-like domain-containing protein, which yields MMRSMFAALLGVACACMARAQVPGIPDSLLKNSDAVARLMSVDFVYNTPTSASAKFVEETTILNNTATDKGSFTCYVSPTSSLKNFSGTLCDAQGRTLRKFKRSDLKYTEFSGGSLASDIATYYLEVYAPSYPYTVRYEYEMAYKNGLFNFPTFIPVGSKGTALEKGVYTVSVPAGMQFRYKGLHIGAPAKESADGRDIYRWVLKNVPAIKPEPASPPILDLVPLVFAVPEEFEYEKTRGSMRDWASYGAWQCGLLEGRARLPEALRAEVHRRTDGLATDREKIRALYDYLGESTRYVSIQLGIGGQQPATAEEVFKTKFGDCKALSNYMHAMLGECGIESDYAIIHTSRRRMSPDFASPDQADHAILRVPLARDTLWLECTNTEVPFGYIHRKIAGHDAIVFRNGTGELVTLPQYADSLNRMVQEVEITISEDGSAEGHITERYEAGQYEQLMEFPKMDERKRTDYLLGELKIPMVKVTGITCDERKEALPSIEVGYAIGSPKYFNITGNRCFVPQTPFTNLPQYRDKERHHDIYLGMGYSDITTVRIRVPENMQVEAHPKPCSVTEPFGSYSLKVEVEKGLITIEQRTRIHAGTYPRGMFGQYRDFVTGRAKAFNANIVLKKQ from the coding sequence ATGATGCGCAGCATGTTTGCCGCCCTGCTGGGCGTGGCCTGCGCCTGTATGGCACGGGCACAAGTGCCCGGCATCCCGGATTCGCTGCTGAAAAACAGCGACGCCGTGGCCCGGCTCATGTCCGTGGATTTCGTCTACAACACCCCGACCTCGGCCTCGGCCAAATTCGTCGAAGAGACTACCATACTGAACAATACGGCCACCGACAAGGGCTCCTTCACCTGTTATGTCAGCCCGACGAGCAGCCTGAAAAACTTTTCGGGGACGCTCTGCGACGCACAGGGGCGCACGCTGCGCAAGTTCAAGCGCTCAGACCTGAAATACACCGAATTTTCGGGCGGGAGCCTCGCCTCGGACATTGCGACCTACTACCTGGAGGTCTACGCCCCGTCGTACCCCTACACGGTACGTTACGAATATGAAATGGCCTACAAGAACGGGCTCTTCAACTTCCCGACATTCATCCCGGTGGGTTCGAAGGGCACGGCCCTCGAAAAGGGAGTCTACACGGTCTCCGTCCCCGCCGGGATGCAGTTCCGCTACAAAGGCCTCCACATCGGCGCCCCCGCGAAGGAGTCTGCCGACGGCCGCGACATCTATCGCTGGGTGCTGAAGAACGTACCGGCCATAAAACCGGAACCCGCGTCGCCCCCGATCCTGGATCTCGTGCCGTTGGTATTCGCCGTACCCGAGGAGTTCGAATATGAAAAGACACGGGGCAGCATGCGCGACTGGGCATCGTACGGTGCATGGCAATGCGGACTGTTGGAAGGACGCGCCCGGCTCCCGGAAGCGCTTCGGGCCGAGGTGCACCGCCGCACGGACGGCCTGGCGACCGACCGCGAGAAAATCCGCGCCCTGTACGATTACTTGGGAGAATCGACCCGTTACGTCAGCATCCAGCTGGGCATCGGCGGCCAGCAGCCGGCAACGGCCGAAGAGGTTTTCAAGACTAAATTCGGCGACTGCAAAGCCCTCTCCAACTACATGCACGCCATGCTCGGAGAGTGCGGTATCGAATCGGATTATGCCATCATCCACACCAGCCGCCGGAGGATGTCGCCCGATTTCGCATCGCCCGACCAGGCCGACCATGCCATCCTGCGCGTACCCCTCGCACGGGATACGCTATGGCTCGAATGTACGAACACCGAGGTGCCGTTCGGCTACATACACCGGAAAATCGCCGGGCACGACGCAATCGTCTTCCGCAACGGCACGGGCGAATTGGTCACGCTGCCGCAGTATGCCGACTCGCTGAACAGGATGGTACAGGAGGTCGAAATCACGATCTCGGAGGATGGGTCGGCCGAGGGACACATCACCGAACGGTACGAGGCGGGACAGTATGAACAGTTGATGGAATTCCCGAAAATGGATGAGCGGAAACGCACCGATTACCTGCTCGGCGAGCTGAAAATCCCGATGGTGAAGGTGACCGGGATCACCTGCGACGAACGCAAGGAAGCGCTGCCGTCGATCGAGGTAGGCTACGCGATCGGGTCGCCCAAATATTTCAACATCACGGGTAACCGCTGCTTCGTGCCCCAGACGCCGTTCACGAACCTGCCGCAGTACCGCGACAAGGAGCGGCACCACGACATTTACCTCGGGATGGGCTATTCGGACATCACCACCGTCAGGATCCGGGTACCCGAAAACATGCAGGTCGAAGCCCACCCCAAACCATGCAGCGTCACGGAGCCGTTCGGCAGCTACTCGCTGAAAGTCGAAGTCGAAAAGGGGCTGATAACCATCGAACAGCGCACACGCATACACGCCGGAACCTATCCCCGCGGAATGTTCGGCCAATACCGCGATTTCGTGACGGGACGTGCCAAGGCATTCAACGCCAACATCGTGCTGAAAAAACAGTAG
- a CDS encoding nucleotide pyrophosphohydrolase gives MELSELQQRVDAWIRQYGVRYFSELTNMAVLTEEVGELARIMARKYGDQSFKEGEKCNLADEMADVLWVLVCLANQTGIDLTAAVEANFAKKTSRDKERHLHNPKL, from the coding sequence ATGGAACTGAGCGAATTGCAGCAACGGGTAGACGCATGGATCAGGCAGTACGGCGTGCGCTACTTCAGCGAGTTGACGAATATGGCCGTGCTCACCGAAGAGGTGGGGGAGCTGGCACGCATCATGGCACGCAAATACGGCGACCAGTCGTTCAAGGAAGGGGAGAAATGCAACCTCGCCGACGAAATGGCCGATGTACTATGGGTACTGGTATGCCTTGCGAACCAGACGGGTATAGACCTCACGGCAGCAGTGGAAGCGAATTTCGCCAAGAAAACCTCGCGCGACAAAGAGCGGCACCTGCACAATCCGAAGCTCTGA